ATTGAAGCGCACGGCGTCGTCGATGCGTGTTTCGGCGGCATTGGCATCAACGGTCACCTCGCTTTCAACGAACCGACCGAGCCGGGAGAAAGCTGTTCGCTCGAAGAATTTGCCGCGCGGCCCACGCGAGTGTTGAATTTGTCGCGGGAGACACGGACGATTAATTCCGTGACGGTGGGCGGAGAAATCTCGATCCTCCCGAAGCGTGCCGTGACCGTGGGCATGAAAGAAATCCTGGCTTCGCGGCGGTTGCGTTTTTACTGCAATCGCCCCTGGCAAAGCGCGGTCGTGCGGCGGGCCCTGCACGGACCGGTCACGCCGGAATGCCCGGCGTCGCTGCTGCGGTTGCACGCGGACGCGGTGCTGACCGTGGCAGAGTATGTCGCCGCGCCGCCGGATATTCGATTGCGGTAGAGGTACGGCATGAGCAATCGATTTCTCTGTTTGCTCCTGTGAAACTCCATTTTAGTGAAGAACGCGTCCTGGCGGTCGTCGCGCACCCGGACGACGCCGAGCTGCTGTGCGCCGGAACGCTGGCCCGCGCGAAGGCCGACGGGGCAACGCTAGGCATCTGCGTGCTGTGCCGTGGAGACAAAGGACAGCCGGCGAAGTCCGTTATCAACTTAGCCGCGGTCAGGAAAAGGGAAACGGCCGCCGCGGCCAGACTGCTTGGCGCCCAACTTTGCTTCCCGGGCTTCGCGGATGGAACGCTTTCGGACCATGCTCAAACCCGTAAAGTTCTCGTCCAGCTCTACCGCGAGTTTCGGCCCACGCTGGTCCTGGCTCATTCCGCCGAAGATTATCATCCGGACCATCGCGCGGCGTCGCAACTGGCGGAAGCCGGCACCTGGTTCTGTGCGTCGCATGGGCACAAGACCCGTTCGCCCGCCCTGGCCGAACCTCCGGCGCTCTGGTGGATGGATACGGTGGGGATGAGCCGTTTCGAGCCGGGATTCTACATCAACATCTCCGATTACGTAGGGATCAAGGAACGGATGCTGGCGTGCCATCGCAGCCAGTTGGCGCGCGCAAAGGATGCGAACTTCACTCCGTTGGCCGACTTGATGAGTCTTCAATATCATACGCGCGGCGCTCAAGCCGGAGTCGCGGCGGCCGAAGCATTCCAAATCCACCGCGCCCTCAAACGCGCGCGCGCCTGGTGAACCTCGTGCCTTCCGCTCAGAGCGTGTTTGGAAGATGCCTCCATCGTTAACTCAGGGGTGACTCTGGGCCCCAATTTCCTCTTGAATTTTGGCCCGGCGACGCGCAGTTTCGGGCCTCTCGAAAAAGAAAAGCGAAAGGTTACACTGTGCCCATCAAAGCCAAATCCCCCATTCCGCCCGGTTATCACACCATCACACCCTACCTCGTCATTCGCGACCCGGCGGGCGCGATTGAGTTTTACAAGAGAGCCTTCGGCGCCGAGGAGATCGTCCGCATGCCCGGCCCCGACGGCCAGAGCGTAATGCACGCGGAACTTAAGCTCGGCAACTCGATGTTGATGCTCTCGGGCGAATGGCCCGAGAGCGGCGCGGTCTCTCCACAGCATCTGGGTAATACGCCCGTGGCGCTGCACCTTTACGTGGAGAACGCCGACGCCGCGTTTCAGCGCGCGGTCGCGGCCGGTTGCACGGCGGAGATGCCCCCGGCGGACATGTTCTGGGGAGATCGCTTTGCCAAGGTGCGCGATCCCTACGGCCACAAATGGTCGCTCGCCTTGCACACCTGGGATATGACGCCGGAGGAAATGGCGGAGGGGATGAGGAAGTTCTGCCAGTAAACACCTTGTTGTACTCTGTTCCGTGGGCCTGATTGTTCTTCCCATGAACTGTTCCTCCGGACCGTGGCCTTCAGGCCGCTTCAACGCTCGACTCCGGAGAGTGCGCGGAAGCAGCCTGAAGGCTGCGGTCCGCCCGGTCTCAGGTTCATGGGCCGAGTGCAGGTCCGTGGATGGTGACATTGGCGCCGTTCGGATCCAGGAAGGTGCCGATGGCGCTGCCGCGCATCCGCATGCCCGCCGCGCTGGTCGCAGGATCGGCTTCGCCTTCTTTGATGAACGTGACATCCACACCGTCGCCGCCGCCCTCATCCACCAGCGCTTCGATGTAGTAGCGCTTTCTCTTCTGCCTCAGCAAATACGGCCACTTCCCCGTCTATCAACCCAACAGCGATCTGTATGTCATGGGCCTGGCGAGCCGGAAATATCGGCGGCTGGACATCAACAGCGACCAGGCGGACTCGTGGCATTCGTGGTCGAGCAACAGCCGCTGGATCGTTTTCAGCAGCAAACGCCGTGACGGACTCTTTGCGCGGCCGTACTTCAGTTACGTGGACGAACGGGGCACATTTCACAAACCGTTTCTGCTCCCGCAAAAGGATCCCGCCTTCTACGACTCGTTCATCAAAACTTTCAACCTGCCGGAATTCATCCGCGCACCGATCCGAGTCACACCCGCCGAACTGGCCCGCGCCATCGTCGCGCCGCGCACCGTTCTGAAGCCCAAGCCGTAGGGCCATCCCGGCCAGCCGCTCGACGGACTTGGAGCACGTCCAGATCAACGCGCTGGGATAAGCTCGCCCTTCCCATGAACCGGGTAGGGACGGATTCCACTCCGTCCCTGACTTTACTCTGCGATCGAAAAGACAATTTCAGGGACGCGGTGGAACGCGTCCTTACCAGGTCATGGGCCGTGCGCACGGCTGGCTGGACGTGGAAGCTTCGCTTGAGGCGCCCAGACGCGATCTGCGTTGTAACGCTGTAACGGCCTCCGCCATCCCACTCATCCCTTGCCCGCAGGCCGAACCTCTTTGCCAGAACGCCCTGTCAATCCGTCGCCTAACGCCTCACGAACCGGTTCCGCGAGCTTCTCCAGACGCTCAACGATGTCCGGATGTTCGGCCGCCACGTTTCGGCTCTCGGCGATGTCCTCCTTCAGATTGAAGAGCGATTTTTCAATGCGCGCGATGCGGTAGCCGTGGCGGCTGGCGATGCCTTCCAGCCCGGACAACGTGATCGAGTTGGGCTGGAGCTTGCCCCAGTTGGCCGGTTTGCCATCGCGGCCCGGTTCGCCATCAACCGTCAGGT
This genomic window from Verrucomicrobiota bacterium contains:
- a CDS encoding PIG-L family deacetylase, which gives rise to MKLHFSEERVLAVVAHPDDAELLCAGTLARAKADGATLGICVLCRGDKGQPAKSVINLAAVRKRETAAAARLLGAQLCFPGFADGTLSDHAQTRKVLVQLYREFRPTLVLAHSAEDYHPDHRAASQLAEAGTWFCASHGHKTRSPALAEPPALWWMDTVGMSRFEPGFYINISDYVGIKERMLACHRSQLARAKDANFTPLADLMSLQYHTRGAQAGVAAAEAFQIHRALKRARAW
- a CDS encoding VOC family protein, translated to MPIKAKSPIPPGYHTITPYLVIRDPAGAIEFYKRAFGAEEIVRMPGPDGQSVMHAELKLGNSMLMLSGEWPESGAVSPQHLGNTPVALHLYVENADAAFQRAVAAGCTAEMPPADMFWGDRFAKVRDPYGHKWSLALHTWDMTPEEMAEGMRKFCQ